One genomic segment of Sphaerodactylus townsendi isolate TG3544 linkage group LG07, MPM_Stown_v2.3, whole genome shotgun sequence includes these proteins:
- the RFK gene encoding riboflavin kinase, with protein sequence MKHLPYFCRGEVVRGFGRGSKELGIPTANFPEEIVDNFPSDIPTGIYYGWASVANGDVHKMVLSIGWNPYYKNIKKSVETHIIHSFKEDFYGEYLSIIILGYIRPEKNFDSLSALIAAIHSDIEEAKKKLDLPEHQKYKDDNFFHMPESKMINGH encoded by the exons ATGAAGCACCTGCCGTACTTCTGCCGCGGGGAGGTGGTGCGGGGCTTCGGCCGCGGCTCCAAAGAGCTCGGCATCCCCACAG CTAACTTTCCTGAGGAAATAGTTGATAATTTCCCTTCTGATATCCCTACTGGCATATACTATGGATGGGCTTCTGTTGCGAATGGAGATGTGCATAAAATGGTCTTGAGTATTGGCTGGAATCCATATTACAAGAACATTAAGAAATCTGTG GAAACACATATCATTCACTCTTTCAAGGAGGACTTCTACGGAGAATATCTAAGTATAATTATTCTTGGCTACATAAGACCCGAAAAAAACTTTGATTCTTTAA GTGCACTCATAGCAGCTATTCACAGTGATATTGAAGAAGCTAAAAAAAAACTAGACTTGCCAGAACATCAGAAATACAAAGATGACAACTTTTTTCACATGCCGGAAAGCAAAATGATTAATGGTCATTGA